One uncultured Gellertiella sp. genomic window carries:
- a CDS encoding aminotransferase: MTNNTLLQRIETPRPDVTVGEAAAILETFYGLTGPIVELGSQQDRNYRISAPEGRFVLKICRSDYATVELEAQNAAMIHLSGKSGAPRVPLPQRARNGDDILFLAVGGVDYQVRLLSYLDGEPLTRRHHMSRQMVEGLGALAGHLAASLRDFTHPGLQREVQWDLRRAGPVALHLLSGVADQTMRAHIAKVMVASVKRIQPLAPSLRLQPIHHDVTDDNVVARPDQDGRLIADGVIDFGDIVEGWLVADLAVTCASLLHHADGDPFYILPAIRAFHAISPLEQAEALALWPLIVARAGILVASSEMQLSIDPDNDYVMANARHEREIFDVATNASHPLMEMAILQATGFEPQAEDLPVLGALLPGIQPDQVRFADFSVESRALSRDSWASPQTEVRLMEQAARETGVAVARYGEYRLTRTELLSPREPENHALHLAICVPAGFQAAAPFAGRIERNGAHTVLVGERLSLHLEGLDTVHTAGMTVEQGEPLGTIAGENGRFGHLAVQLVDGQTLLPPLFTTAAKAAAWRRLCPSPSGLLGLDCDAPQLEGRQLLDKRHASFAAAQKNYYRDPPQIERGWKEFMFDTRGRTYVDMLNNVAIAGHGHPRLAEAAGHQWSMLNTNSRFHYAGIAEFSERLAALAPDGLDTVFLVNSGSEAVDLSLRLAWAASGAKHVVSLLEAYHGWTMASDAVSTSIADNPAALTTRPEWVHPVMSPNTYRGAYRGHDSAASYVAHVDEALHRLTARGEKLGGFICETVYGNAGGIPLPDGYLKAVYERVRALGGVCIADEVQVGFGRLGHHFWGFEQQGVVPDVICVAKGMGNGHPLGAVITRRAIADALEREGYFFSSAGGSPVSCAIGMTVLDIMEDEGLQENARVVGDHLKSRLEMLCQRHPIAGAVHGMGLYLGLEFVRDRETLAPATEETAAICDRLLDLGILMQPTGDHLNVLKIKPPLCLGVETADYFADMLDRVLSDGW; the protein is encoded by the coding sequence ATGACGAATAATACGCTTCTTCAACGCATCGAAACGCCGAGGCCAGATGTGACGGTGGGAGAGGCTGCTGCAATTCTCGAGACTTTCTATGGTTTGACCGGTCCCATCGTTGAACTGGGCAGTCAGCAGGACCGCAATTATCGTATTTCCGCGCCGGAGGGTCGATTTGTTCTGAAGATCTGCCGTTCGGACTATGCGACGGTGGAACTGGAAGCGCAGAACGCAGCAATGATCCATCTCAGCGGCAAGTCGGGTGCGCCGCGTGTGCCGCTGCCGCAGCGGGCGCGCAATGGCGACGATATCCTGTTTCTCGCCGTTGGCGGCGTCGACTATCAGGTGCGGCTGCTGAGCTATCTCGATGGCGAGCCGCTCACCCGCCGTCACCACATGTCCCGCCAGATGGTTGAGGGATTGGGGGCGCTGGCCGGGCATCTGGCGGCAAGCCTCAGGGATTTCACCCATCCGGGCCTTCAGCGCGAGGTGCAGTGGGATTTGCGCCGCGCCGGGCCGGTGGCGCTGCATCTGCTGTCGGGGGTCGCCGATCAGACGATGCGGGCGCATATTGCCAAGGTGATGGTTGCGTCGGTCAAACGGATCCAGCCTCTTGCCCCGTCGCTGCGGCTGCAGCCGATCCATCATGACGTGACGGATGACAATGTCGTGGCGCGTCCCGATCAGGATGGCCGGTTGATTGCCGATGGCGTCATCGATTTCGGCGATATTGTCGAAGGCTGGCTGGTTGCCGATCTCGCTGTCACCTGCGCCAGCCTGCTGCACCATGCCGATGGCGACCCCTTCTATATCCTGCCTGCAATCCGGGCCTTCCATGCGATATCGCCGCTCGAGCAGGCCGAAGCCCTGGCACTCTGGCCGCTGATCGTGGCACGGGCCGGCATTCTGGTCGCCAGCAGCGAGATGCAGCTCTCCATCGACCCGGACAATGACTATGTCATGGCCAATGCCAGGCATGAGCGCGAAATTTTCGATGTTGCGACCAATGCCTCGCATCCCCTGATGGAAATGGCGATCCTGCAGGCAACCGGATTTGAGCCCCAGGCGGAAGATCTGCCTGTACTGGGTGCCCTGCTGCCCGGTATCCAGCCGGACCAGGTGCGCTTTGCCGATTTCTCCGTGGAAAGCCGCGCCCTGTCGCGCGACAGCTGGGCATCGCCACAGACCGAAGTCAGGCTGATGGAGCAGGCGGCACGCGAAACCGGCGTGGCGGTGGCGCGTTATGGCGAATACCGGTTGACCCGCACGGAACTGCTGAGCCCCCGCGAGCCGGAAAACCACGCCTTGCATCTGGCGATCTGCGTGCCTGCCGGTTTTCAGGCCGCCGCCCCCTTCGCCGGGCGGATCGAACGCAATGGAGCGCATACGGTTCTGGTCGGTGAACGCCTGTCGCTGCATCTCGAAGGTCTCGATACCGTGCATACTGCCGGCATGACCGTTGAACAGGGTGAACCGCTCGGCACGATCGCCGGCGAAAATGGCCGGTTCGGACATCTGGCGGTTCAGCTCGTCGATGGCCAGACGCTCCTGCCGCCGCTGTTTACCACCGCGGCCAAAGCTGCGGCCTGGCGCAGGCTCTGCCCGTCGCCCTCCGGCCTGCTTGGTCTCGATTGCGATGCGCCGCAGCTTGAAGGGCGGCAGTTGCTGGACAAGCGCCATGCCAGCTTTGCCGCTGCGCAGAAAAACTACTACCGGGATCCGCCGCAGATCGAACGGGGCTGGAAAGAATTCATGTTCGACACCCGGGGCCGCACCTATGTCGACATGCTGAACAATGTCGCGATTGCAGGCCATGGCCATCCGCGGCTGGCGGAGGCCGCAGGCCACCAGTGGTCGATGCTGAACACCAATTCCCGGTTCCACTATGCCGGGATTGCCGAGTTTTCAGAACGGCTGGCGGCGCTCGCGCCTGACGGGCTCGACACGGTCTTTCTCGTCAACTCCGGCTCGGAAGCGGTCGATCTCAGTCTGCGCCTTGCCTGGGCGGCCAGCGGGGCGAAGCATGTCGTCAGCCTGCTCGAAGCCTATCACGGCTGGACCATGGCGAGCGACGCGGTCTCCACCTCGATTGCCGACAACCCGGCGGCCCTCACCACCCGGCCCGAATGGGTGCATCCGGTGATGTCGCCGAACACCTATCGCGGGGCCTATCGCGGTCATGACAGTGCCGCCTCCTATGTCGCCCATGTCGACGAGGCGCTGCATCGGCTGACGGCAAGGGGCGAAAAGCTCGGCGGTTTCATCTGCGAGACGGTCTATGGCAATGCCGGTGGCATACCCTTGCCGGACGGCTACCTGAAGGCGGTCTATGAGCGGGTCCGCGCCCTCGGCGGCGTGTGCATCGCCGACGAGGTGCAGGTCGGCTTCGGGCGTCTCGGCCATCATTTCTGGGGCTTCGAGCAGCAGGGCGTGGTGCCGGATGTGATCTGCGTCGCCAAGGGCATGGGCAACGGCCATCCGCTCGGTGCCGTCATCACCCGTCGCGCGATTGCCGATGCGCTGGAGCGGGAAGGCTATTTCTTCTCCTCCGCCGGCGGCAGCCCGGTCAGCTGTGCCATCGGCATGACGGTGCTCGACATCATGGAAGACGAGGGCCTGCAGGAAAATGCCCGCGTGGTCGGCGATCACCTGAAGTCGCGGCTGGAAATGCTTTGCCAGAGGCATCCGATTGCGGGTGCAGTGCACGGCATGGGCCTCTATCTCGGTCTTGAATTCGTCCGCGACCGCGAGACGCTGGCCCCGGCCACCGAGGAAACCGCCGCGATCTGTGACCGGCTGCTCGATCTCGGCATCCTGATGCAGCCGACAGGCGACCATCTGAACGTGCTGAAGATCAAGCCACCGCTTTGCCTCGGCGTCGAAACGGCAGACTATTTTGCCGACATGCTGGACCGGGTACTGAGCGACGGCTGGTAA
- the hutC gene encoding histidine utilization repressor, whose amino-acid sequence MTAAGDKTLHQRILDEIEGHILSGEWAPGSRIPYEVDLASHYGCSRMTVNKVLTQLAHAGLIERRRKAGSYVTHPRAHSAVLDIHDIKSEVEALGLPYSYALKTRTLRKAKSGERQWLDLADGGPVLHLTAVHSGGRIPFCHENRLINLAAVPEAEKQAFDTVASGEWLLGQVPWSAAEHTIRAAAATDEAAAALGIAAGTPCLVIARRTFSGGAVVTRVELTYPGDRHELVARFSPADAGQKVPPGI is encoded by the coding sequence TTGACGGCAGCGGGCGACAAGACTTTGCACCAGCGCATTCTCGACGAGATCGAGGGCCATATCCTGTCCGGCGAATGGGCACCGGGCAGCCGCATTCCCTATGAGGTCGACCTTGCCAGCCATTACGGCTGCTCACGCATGACCGTCAACAAGGTCCTGACCCAGCTTGCCCATGCCGGGCTGATCGAGCGGCGGCGCAAGGCGGGCAGTTATGTTACCCATCCCCGCGCCCATTCCGCCGTGCTTGACATCCACGACATCAAGTCGGAGGTCGAGGCGCTCGGCTTGCCCTATTCCTATGCGCTGAAGACCCGCACCCTGCGCAAGGCGAAATCCGGCGAACGCCAGTGGCTCGACCTTGCCGATGGCGGCCCCGTCCTGCACCTGACTGCCGTGCATTCGGGTGGCAGGATACCCTTCTGCCACGAGAACCGGCTGATCAATCTTGCTGCCGTTCCGGAGGCGGAAAAACAGGCTTTCGACACGGTTGCCTCCGGCGAGTGGCTGCTTGGCCAGGTGCCGTGGAGTGCGGCAGAGCACACGATCCGCGCCGCAGCCGCGACGGATGAGGCCGCCGCCGCCCTCGGCATCGCGGCGGGCACGCCCTGTCTGGTCATTGCCCGGCGTACCTTTTCCGGCGGCGCGGTGGTAACACGGGTGGAACTGACCTATCCCGGCGACCGCCACGAGCTGGTTGCCCGCTTTTCACCGGCGGACGCCGGGCAGAAAGTCCCGCCGGGCATCTGA
- a CDS encoding formimidoylglutamate deiminase, protein METIAAGQALLADGWARDVRLHVDAGRISRIEKDVAARPGDTVCDILIPGMANLHSHAFQHAMAGLAETRGPGDDSFWSWRTIMYRFALSMRPDQVQAIAAKLYCDMLEAGFTRVGEFHYLHHTPTGTPYANRAEMAERIAAAAEESGIGLTLLPVFYAHSGFGGKPPADGQRRFLHDLDGYADLLEGCRAAVKPLAAAVLGIAPHSLRAATETELRALLTLSHDGPVHIHIAEQVKEVEDSIAFSGARPVEWLLDNMPVDRRWCLIHATHMTEAETAGMAASGAIAGLCPITEANLGDGTFNAVPFRAAGGRYGIGSDSNVLIGVADELRQLEYSERLARQSRNVIAPPGKSTGRTLFGEALDGGAAALGVETGLAEGRPADLVALSARDIPWMREDAVLDSLIFAGAVKPCSVWVHGRQQVEGGRHRDRDQIQARFRAAMLDLVAANP, encoded by the coding sequence ATGGAGACTATTGCAGCAGGACAGGCTCTGCTTGCGGATGGCTGGGCACGTGACGTCAGACTCCATGTCGACGCCGGGCGGATCAGCCGGATCGAGAAAGATGTTGCGGCGCGTCCAGGGGACACCGTTTGCGATATCCTCATTCCCGGCATGGCGAACCTCCACAGCCACGCCTTCCAGCATGCCATGGCGGGCCTTGCCGAGACGCGCGGGCCGGGCGATGACAGCTTCTGGAGCTGGCGGACCATCATGTACCGCTTTGCCCTGTCGATGCGCCCCGATCAGGTGCAGGCGATTGCCGCCAAGCTCTATTGCGACATGCTGGAAGCGGGCTTCACCCGGGTCGGCGAATTCCATTACCTGCATCACACGCCGACGGGCACGCCCTATGCGAACCGCGCCGAAATGGCCGAGCGGATTGCCGCGGCGGCGGAAGAAAGCGGCATCGGCCTGACGCTGCTGCCTGTCTTCTACGCCCATTCCGGCTTCGGCGGAAAACCGCCCGCAGACGGGCAACGCCGCTTCCTGCATGATCTCGATGGCTATGCCGATCTGCTGGAGGGCTGCCGCGCCGCCGTGAAGCCGCTTGCCGCCGCCGTGCTCGGCATCGCCCCCCACAGCCTCCGGGCAGCGACCGAGACCGAATTGCGCGCCCTGCTCACCCTCAGCCACGATGGCCCGGTGCATATCCATATTGCCGAGCAGGTGAAGGAAGTGGAGGACAGCATCGCCTTTTCCGGCGCACGCCCGGTCGAATGGCTGCTGGACAACATGCCGGTCGACCGCCGCTGGTGCCTGATCCATGCGACCCACATGACCGAGGCAGAGACGGCGGGCATGGCGGCTTCAGGCGCCATTGCGGGCCTGTGCCCGATCACCGAGGCCAATCTCGGCGATGGCACCTTCAATGCCGTGCCGTTCCGCGCCGCAGGCGGGCGCTATGGCATCGGCTCGGATTCCAACGTGCTGATCGGCGTTGCCGACGAGTTGCGGCAGCTCGAATATTCCGAACGGCTGGCGCGGCAGTCGCGCAATGTCATCGCACCGCCGGGAAAATCAACGGGCCGGACGCTTTTTGGCGAAGCGCTTGACGGTGGCGCGGCGGCGCTTGGCGTTGAAACCGGCCTTGCCGAGGGACGCCCCGCCGATCTCGTCGCGCTGTCGGCAAGAGACATTCCCTGGATGCGCGAAGACGCGGTGCTCGACAGCCTGATCTTTGCAGGCGCGGTCAAGCCCTGCTCCGTCTGGGTGCATGGCAGGCAGCAGGTGGAAGGTGGCCGCCACCGCGACCGGGACCAGATCCAGGCCCGCTTCCGCGCCGCCATGCTGGATCTGGTCGCGGCAAACCCGTGA
- the hutI gene encoding imidazolonepropionase, with the protein MATGGVTSQGRPVGADGADRLWLDLRLVTLAAGSHDMGLVEKAAVAARDGLIVYAGPETEMPQHLRNGAQIEHCDGRWMTPGLIDCHSHIVHAGNRAHEFELRLAGASYEEIARAGGGIVSSVKALRAASEDQLVAESLPRLDALIAEGLTTIEVKSGYGLSTLDEVKSLSAARRLGFSRPVEVVTSFLGAHALPPEYREDRAGYIDLVIGEMLPEIAGLGLADAVDAFCEGIAFSPEEVARVFEAARALGLPVKLHADQLSNLQGAALAARHGALSADHLEYTDEAGAIAMAKAGTVATILPGAFYFIRETRKPPVALFRKHGVAMAVATDVNPGTSPLTSLLLTMNMAATLFGMTVSECLAGVTIHAAQALGQGARKGSIEVGKQADLAIWNIERPAELVYRMGFNPLHQRIWRGR; encoded by the coding sequence ATGGCGACAGGCGGGGTGACATCGCAAGGCAGGCCGGTCGGGGCCGATGGGGCGGACCGGCTCTGGCTCGATCTCAGGCTGGTGACCCTTGCTGCCGGTTCGCACGACATGGGTCTTGTCGAAAAGGCCGCCGTGGCGGCGCGCGACGGACTGATCGTCTATGCCGGACCCGAAACGGAAATGCCGCAGCACCTGCGCAATGGCGCGCAGATCGAGCACTGCGACGGGCGCTGGATGACGCCGGGGCTGATCGATTGCCACAGCCATATCGTCCATGCAGGCAACCGCGCCCATGAATTCGAATTGCGGCTCGCCGGTGCAAGCTATGAGGAAATTGCCCGGGCGGGCGGCGGCATCGTCTCCTCGGTCAAGGCCCTGCGGGCAGCCAGCGAAGACCAGCTTGTCGCCGAAAGCCTGCCGCGTCTCGATGCGCTGATTGCCGAAGGGCTCACCACCATCGAGGTGAAATCCGGCTACGGGCTCAGCACCCTGGACGAAGTGAAGTCGCTGTCCGCCGCAAGACGGCTCGGCTTCAGCCGTCCGGTCGAGGTGGTCACCAGTTTTCTCGGCGCGCATGCGCTGCCGCCGGAATATCGGGAGGACCGGGCGGGTTATATCGATCTGGTCATCGGGGAGATGCTGCCCGAGATCGCAGGGCTGGGGCTCGCCGATGCGGTCGATGCCTTCTGTGAGGGCATTGCCTTCAGTCCGGAAGAGGTCGCCCGGGTATTCGAGGCCGCGCGTGCCCTCGGCCTGCCGGTGAAGCTCCATGCCGACCAGCTGTCCAATCTTCAGGGTGCGGCCCTTGCGGCCCGGCATGGCGCACTCTCCGCCGATCATCTGGAATATACCGACGAGGCCGGGGCCATCGCCATGGCGAAGGCGGGGACGGTTGCGACCATCCTGCCCGGTGCCTTCTACTTCATCCGCGAGACCCGCAAGCCGCCCGTCGCGCTGTTCCGCAAGCATGGCGTTGCGATGGCCGTGGCAACCGACGTCAATCCCGGCACCTCGCCGCTGACCTCGCTGCTCCTCACCATGAACATGGCGGCGACCCTGTTCGGCATGACCGTGAGCGAGTGCCTCGCGGGCGTCACCATCCATGCGGCGCAAGCATTGGGGCAGGGGGCGCGCAAGGGCAGCATCGAGGTTGGCAAGCAGGCGGATCTGGCGATCTGGAACATCGAGCGTCCGGCTGAACTTGTCTACCGCATGGGTTTCAACCCGCTCCACCAGCGCATCTGGCGCGGAAGATAG
- the hutG gene encoding N-formylglutamate deformylase, which produces MNTILSISEGTSPVILAFPHTGTDLPDTIAARLNDNGRLLADTDWHIHDLYAGLLPQATTVRALFHRYVIDANRDPSGTSLYPGQNTTGLVPVTDFDGVAIWQSGEEPDAADVAHRLHTFHAPYHAALAKEIERVRALHGNAVLYDCHSIRSHIPFLFEGKLPDFNIGTDSGVTADPAIETATFDACREASAYTSVLNGRFRGGWTTRHYGRPREGVHAIQMELAQCTHLVTETPPFACDAAKAERLRHHLHAILQRIETVALALADQNRGTK; this is translated from the coding sequence ATGAACACCATCCTTTCCATCTCTGAAGGAACCTCGCCGGTCATTCTGGCCTTTCCCCATACCGGCACCGATCTCCCGGACACCATCGCCGCACGGCTCAACGACAACGGTCGCCTGCTTGCCGATACGGACTGGCATATCCACGACCTCTATGCAGGCCTGCTGCCGCAGGCGACCACGGTCAGGGCGCTGTTTCACCGCTATGTCATCGATGCCAACCGGGACCCCTCCGGCACCAGCCTCTATCCCGGCCAGAACACCACCGGCCTCGTGCCGGTGACCGATTTCGACGGTGTGGCGATCTGGCAGTCGGGCGAGGAGCCAGACGCGGCGGATGTGGCCCATCGCCTCCACACCTTTCATGCGCCCTACCATGCCGCGCTCGCGAAAGAGATTGAGCGGGTCAGGGCGCTCCACGGCAATGCCGTGCTTTACGACTGCCACTCGATCCGCTCACACATTCCTTTCCTGTTTGAGGGCAAGCTGCCGGATTTCAACATCGGTACCGACAGCGGCGTGACCGCCGACCCCGCCATCGAAACCGCGACCTTTGACGCGTGCCGGGAGGCATCCGCCTATACGTCGGTGCTGAACGGACGGTTCCGGGGCGGCTGGACCACCCGCCACTATGGCCGCCCGCGCGAGGGCGTACATGCGATCCAGATGGAACTGGCGCAATGCACCCATCTCGTCACCGAAACCCCACCCTTTGCCTGTGACGCGGCGAAAGCCGAGCGTCTGCGGCACCACCTCCACGCCATTCTCCAGCGCATCGAGACCGTCGCGCTGGCACTTGCTGACCAGAACAGGGGAACCAAATGA
- the hutU gene encoding urocanate hydratase: MNNPRHNIRDVRAARGTELSAKSWMTEAPLRMLMNNLDPEVAENPHELVVYGGIGRAARTWADFDKIVESLRDLNEDETLLVQSGKPVGIFRTHKDAPRVLIANSNLVPHWATWDHFNELDKKGLAMYGQMTAGSWIYIGSQGIVQGTYETFVEAGRQHYGGSLKGKWILTGGLGGMGGAQPLAAVMAGASCLAVECNPDSIDFRLRTRYVDARAETIDEALAMIDRWTRAGEAKSVGLLGNAADVFPELVRRGVRPDIVTDQTSAHDPINGYLPKGWTMAEWKAKRESDPKSVERAARASMREHVEAMLAFWKAGIPTLDYGNNIRQVAKDEGCENAFDFPGFVPAYIRPLFCRGIGPFRWAALSGDPEDIYRTDAKVKELTPGNTHLHNWLDMARDRISFQGLPARICWVGLGDRHRLGLAFNEMVRTGELKAPVVIGRDHLDSGSVASPNRETEAMKDGSDAVSDWPLLNALLNTASGATWVSLHHGGGVGMGFSQHSGVVICCDGSEDAARRIGRVLWNDPATGVMRHADAGYDIALDCSREKGLRLPGILGN; this comes from the coding sequence ATGAACAATCCTCGTCACAATATCCGCGATGTCCGCGCCGCGCGCGGTACCGAACTGTCCGCGAAATCCTGGATGACCGAAGCGCCGTTGCGGATGCTGATGAACAATCTCGACCCGGAAGTGGCGGAAAATCCGCATGAACTGGTGGTCTATGGCGGCATTGGCCGGGCGGCCCGCACCTGGGCGGATTTCGACAAGATCGTCGAAAGCCTGCGCGACCTCAACGAGGACGAAACCCTGCTGGTGCAATCGGGCAAGCCGGTCGGTATTTTTCGCACCCACAAGGATGCGCCACGCGTGCTGATCGCCAATTCCAATCTGGTGCCGCACTGGGCGACCTGGGATCATTTCAACGAACTCGACAAGAAGGGTCTGGCGATGTACGGCCAGATGACGGCGGGCTCGTGGATCTATATCGGCAGCCAGGGCATCGTGCAGGGCACCTACGAAACCTTTGTCGAGGCCGGTCGCCAGCACTATGGCGGCAGCCTAAAGGGTAAGTGGATACTTACCGGAGGCCTCGGCGGCATGGGCGGCGCGCAGCCGCTCGCCGCCGTCATGGCCGGGGCCTCTTGCCTTGCTGTCGAATGCAATCCCGACTCCATCGATTTCCGCCTGCGTACCCGCTATGTCGATGCCAGGGCCGAGACCATCGATGAAGCGCTTGCGATGATCGACCGCTGGACCAGGGCCGGCGAGGCGAAATCCGTTGGCCTGCTCGGCAATGCCGCCGATGTCTTCCCGGAACTGGTGCGCCGTGGTGTTCGCCCCGATATCGTCACCGACCAGACGTCCGCCCACGACCCCATCAACGGCTACCTGCCGAAGGGCTGGACGATGGCCGAATGGAAGGCAAAGCGCGAGAGCGATCCGAAGTCCGTCGAACGGGCGGCCCGTGCCTCGATGCGCGAACATGTGGAAGCCATGCTTGCCTTCTGGAAGGCGGGCATTCCCACACTCGACTACGGCAACAATATCCGCCAGGTGGCAAAGGACGAGGGCTGTGAAAACGCCTTCGATTTTCCGGGCTTCGTGCCCGCCTATATCCGTCCACTGTTTTGCCGCGGCATCGGCCCGTTCCGCTGGGCAGCGCTGTCGGGCGATCCGGAAGATATCTACAGGACCGATGCCAAGGTGAAGGAACTCACCCCCGGCAATACCCATCTGCACAACTGGCTGGACATGGCGCGCGACCGGATTTCATTCCAGGGCCTGCCTGCGCGGATCTGCTGGGTCGGTCTCGGCGACCGCCACCGGCTGGGCCTCGCCTTCAACGAGATGGTGCGGACCGGCGAGCTGAAGGCCCCGGTGGTGATCGGCCGCGATCACCTCGATTCCGGCTCCGTCGCCTCGCCGAACCGGGAAACCGAAGCGATGAAGGATGGGTCCGACGCGGTCTCCGACTGGCCGCTGCTGAATGCGCTTCTCAACACTGCCTCGGGTGCCACCTGGGTGTCGCTGCACCATGGCGGCGGCGTCGGCATGGGCTTCTCGCAGCATTCGGGCGTCGTCATCTGCTGCGACGGGTCGGAGGATGCGGCGCGCCGCATCGGGCGGGTGCTGTGGAACGATCCGGCGACCGGCGTCATGCGCCATGCGGATGCCGGCTATGACATCGCGCTCGACTGTTCCCGTGAAAAGGGCCTGCGGCTCCCCGGCATCCTCGGCAATTGA
- a CDS encoding HutD family protein — protein sequence MAITHLVARTDYRRMPWKNGGGETVEIAKFPDNADLAGFDWRISMATVASDGPFSLFPGIDRTLAVLEGEGIDLAIDGLGAHHLAVDGTPLAFPADVASSARLVSGPIVDLNLMTRRWAFLHKMKRLSLPLETSGTNNAEVFLLVRGTGKAESGGVRYHLEDTDALHLASCADRVRLSGDGFAYRMEIRPFARKSA from the coding sequence ATGGCGATCACCCATCTGGTGGCAAGGACCGACTATCGCCGCATGCCGTGGAAGAACGGCGGCGGCGAGACGGTGGAAATTGCCAAATTTCCCGACAATGCCGATCTCGCCGGGTTTGACTGGCGGATCAGCATGGCGACGGTGGCGAGCGACGGTCCCTTTTCGCTGTTTCCGGGCATCGACCGCACGCTGGCGGTGCTGGAGGGAGAGGGCATCGATCTTGCCATTGACGGGCTCGGTGCCCATCATCTTGCTGTCGACGGCACGCCTCTGGCCTTTCCGGCGGATGTCGCAAGCTCGGCGCGGCTGGTCTCCGGCCCGATTGTCGATCTCAACCTGATGACCCGCCGCTGGGCCTTTCTGCACAAGATGAAACGGCTGTCGCTGCCGCTCGAAACATCCGGCACGAACAATGCCGAGGTCTTCCTGCTGGTGAGGGGAACAGGAAAGGCCGAAAGCGGTGGGGTCCGTTACCACCTTGAGGACACTGATGCATTGCATCTTGCCTCTTGTGCCGACAGGGTGCGGCTTTCCGGCGACGGCTTTGCCTACCGGATGGAAATCAGGCCTTTTGCCAGGAAGAGCGCCTGA
- a CDS encoding DUF2269 family protein: protein MLYSWLLLIHIAGACLIVGGGFATLLVFSICLKTPGFYPMLRGVARLDFALAGTGLLLQPASGLWLAQETGFSFADLWLATGTGLYAAAACLWLVGTALRNDSLKSGNAASLADRRLSFGFALSVLAWALLTATMAVMVLKP, encoded by the coding sequence TTGCTCTATAGCTGGCTGTTGCTGATCCATATCGCGGGCGCATGCCTCATCGTCGGAGGCGGATTTGCCACCCTTCTGGTTTTTTCCATCTGCCTGAAGACGCCCGGGTTTTACCCCATGCTGCGAGGTGTTGCCCGGCTGGATTTTGCCCTTGCCGGAACCGGACTGCTGCTGCAGCCCGCAAGCGGGCTGTGGCTCGCGCAGGAAACCGGCTTTTCCTTCGCCGACCTTTGGCTTGCAACCGGCACCGGGCTTTATGCGGCGGCAGCCTGCCTGTGGCTGGTGGGCACGGCCCTGCGCAATGACAGCCTGAAATCGGGCAATGCCGCAAGCCTTGCCGACCGGCGGCTTTCCTTCGGATTTGCCCTGTCCGTTTTGGCCTGGGCCCTGCTCACCGCCACCATGGCCGTCATGGTCCTGAAACCCTGA